In Streptomyces rapamycinicus NRRL 5491, the genomic stretch CGTCTACCACCACGGTGCCCTTGTTGCCGACGCCGTCGCCGGTGTCGCCGATGGCCGGACCGGACGCAGGGTGACCCCGGAGACCCCGTTCTTCAGCTTCTCCGCCGGCAAGGTCATGACGTCACTGATCGCTCACCTGCTCGTCAGGACCGGTGCCGTCGGATACGACACACCAGTGGCCGACCTGTGGCCGGAGTTCGCTGCCCACGGCAAGGCGACTGCCACTCTTCGGCACGTGCTGACACACTCGGTCGGCGTGCCGGCGATGCCTCGTGGCATCGGCCCGGCCGACCTGACTGACTGGTCGCGAGTCTGCGCCGCGATCGCCGACGCCGAACCGCGGTGGCGGCCCGGGACCGAGACGGGATACCACTCGTTCACCTACGGCTTCCTCGTCGGCGAAGTCGCACGCCGGGCCACCGGCAAACCGATGCGGCAGCTCCTGCACGAATGGATCACCGTGCCCCTTGGCCTCGACGGTGACCTGTACTTCGGTGTGCCCCGAACCGACCTGGCCCGCCTGGCACGACTCGAAGACGGCGCACCGCGCCCGGTCGCCCCACCTGACGGCGATGCCATCCTCGCGCCCTGGGAACTGCGGCCGACCGCGGCCATGGGCAACAGCCACGAGATCCTGCAAGCGGACATCCCGTCGGTCGGCACCTTCACCGCGCGGGGAATCGCTGCCATGAATGCCGCGGTCCTCGACGGTCGGCTCATCGATTCACCCCGGCTCGGGGAGTTGACAGCGGTGGCCTTCGAGGGCACCGACCAGGTCTTCGGCAACCATGCGCGGCTGGCCCTGGGCTATCCGCTCGGCCGCATCGGTACGCGGCCGGACGAGGCACCGGCCACGTTCGGCTGGGTCGGTGGTGGCGGCAGCTACGTCTATGCCGACACCGCCACCGGCACCTCCTTCGCCATGACCAAGACCCGACTCACCCCCCACTTCAACACCGCACAGCGACTCGCGGACATGACCACAGCCGAGATCAACCCACGCGCCTGAAGAGAAGACGGTGCCCGTCCCCGCCTGGCCTTCCCCACCGCGAGCGGACGCGCCCAGTTCTTCGCCCGCCCGCACCAGTCGGCGGCCGAACTCCCCGACGGCGACTACCCGTTCACCCTCGACACCGGCCGCCTCCGACACCAGTCCGCCAGCCCAGGGCTTCGAAGACCTGATCAACGACAGCGACCGGCACATGACCCGAATGATGTGCGTGATGGCGCCCGACGCCATGGCCGGGCGCTCCGGCATCGCCCAGCCGGCGCAGCTGTTCCGTCCGGTCGGCTACGCCCTGACGGGCCACTCGCCCGGTAGCGCCACGTCCCACGCCCTCGCCAAGCCCGAGCCGCGATCAACGGGATTTCGCAGCGTCCCTGGAGGCGGCCGGTGCCCCGTTCGGCGCGTCGGGAGGGTAGAAAGGGCGTATGCCGCGTCGCTCTTCTCCAGCTTCCGAGTCCGATGCCGAGGCGATGGTCTCCGCCCTGCTCACCGCGTCCCGTCTGCTGGTCGCCGTCTCCGCCCGGTCGCTGGCCGCGGTGGAGGAATCCCTGACGCTGCCGCAGTTCCGGATGCTCGTCGTCCTCGACGGCCGGGGGCCGCTGAGTCTGTCCGGGCTGGCAGCGGAGTTGGAGGTGCAGCCGTCGACGGCGATGCGCATGATCGATCGTCTGGTCACGGCGGGGATGGTCGCGCGCGGCGTTTCCGCGGAGGATCGGCGCACCAGTGTGATCTCGCTCACCAAGGACGGCCGACGGATCGTGCGCGAGGCCACGGATCGGCGCCGACAGGAGATCGCGCGCATCGTCGAGGCCATGCCGCCGGGTCAGCGTCGTCATCTGATCGATGCGCTACAGGCGTTCACGGAAGCGGGCGGCGAGCCCGCGGTGCCGAACGGCGTGCACGCACACGCCAACTGGTGACCACCTACGCCGGCTCCGGGAGGTACGGGCGGCACGTTCCCCGTCCACGCTTCCTCCCCGCCCCGGCCATACCGTCTGTACGTTCCACCTATTATTTTGCATAATGCAAAGATGAACGGTGAAACGATCGGTCTCCGGCGAGCTCCTTCTCGCGCGCCGGTGCGGGCCCGATTGCTGGGCGGAGTGCGGCAGGGGCAGGGGAGTGTGATAGCGCTCGCGCTGCTGGTGGGGTGCGGTGCCGGACTGGGAGCGATCGCCTTCCGGTGGCTGATCCAGACCTTCACCCGGCTGCTGTCGGGTCACACCGACTACTCCGCCGCCGGGCACGCCGCCCATCCGGGGCTGCCGTGGCTCGGCCCGTGGTTCGTGGTACTGGCGCCGGTGGCCGGCGGGCTGCTGTACGGGCCGCTGGTGCAGCGCTTCGCCAGGGAGGCGCGCGGACACGGTGTCCCGGAGGTGATGTACGCCGTCGCTCACCGTGGGGGCCGGATCGCCCCGCAGGTCGCGGTGGTCAAAGCACTGGCGTCGGCACTGTGCATGGGGTCGGGCGGCTCGGTTGGCAGGGAGGGGCCGATCGTGCAGATCGGCTCGGCGCTGGGCTCGACCGTCGGGGGTGTGCTGCGGGTGCCGGAGGACCGCAGACGGCTGCTGGTCGCCTGTGGCGCGGCGGGCGGTATCGCGGCCACCTTCAACGCCCCGCTGGCCGGGGTGTTCTTCGCCATGGAGCTGATCCTGCGGGACTTCGCCGTGGAGTCCTTCGGCGCCGTCGTCCTCTCCAGCGTCACGGCGAGTGTCATCGGCCGGGCAGTGCTGGGCGACGAGGCGTTCCTGACCCTGCCCGCCTTCCATGTCGGCCATCCCGGGCAGTACGTGCTGTTCGCGCTGCTCGGCGTGGTAGCGGGCGCGGTCGGTGTGGCGTTCACCCGGGTGTTGTATCTGATCGAGGACGCCTGCGACTGGGCCTGGCGCGGACCGGAGTGGCTGCGCCCGGCGGCCGGCGGACTGCTGCTGGGCGGGCTGCTGCTCGCGCTGCCCCAGATGTACGGGGTGGGCTATCCGGTGCTGGAGAACGCCATCGACGGCGAGTACACCGTCGGCCTGCTGCTGCTCCTGCTGGTCGGCAAGATCGTCGCGACCAGTCTGACCATCGGCATCGGCGGCTCGGGCGGGGTGTTCGCACCGAGCCTCTTCCTCGGCGCGATGGCCGGGACCGCGTTCGGTGCCACCGTTCACCAGCTCCTGCCCGGCACGGCGGGAGCGGTGGGCGCCTACGGACTGGTCGGCATGGGGGCGGTGTTCGCGGGCTCGGCCCGCGCCCCCATCACCGCGGTGATCGTGCTGTTCGAGCTGACCGGGCAGTACTCCATCATCCTGCCGATGATGCTCGCCATCGTCCTGGCCACCCTGACCAGCCGACTGCTGTCACGCGACACCATCTACACCCTCAAACTGCGCCGCCGCGGCATCGAGCTGGACACCGCGCGCCTGACCCCTTCACTGACCGGCGCGACCGTGCGCGAGGTGATGGCGGAACCGCCCACCCCGCTGCCCGGCACGCTGCCGCTGGAGGACGCCGCCGACGTGATCGCCCGCTCCGGCCACGGGATCCTGCCCGTCACCGGCCGGAACGGCCGGTACGCGGGTGTGGTCACCGCACGCGCCGTCGCCGAAGCGCTCACCGAGCCCGATCCCGCCCTCGACGCGCACGCCACCCCACGCCTCGTCGCCGACCTGGCCGAACGCCCCCCGACGGTGACCACCGGCACGCCACTGAGCGGGGCCTTGCACACCCTGGTCACCGCCGATGCCACCGGGCTACCCGTACTGGAGACGGAGCACGACGAACCCGTCGGCTGGCTCACCCACCAGACCGTACTCAACGCCCTCCACACTCCCACGCCACCACCACAGCGCGCTCCCGATGCCGCTCATCGGTGCTCGGGATAGCCAGCCGCGCCCCAGCCCGTCTCCCACTCGGCACCGCGTCCCCTCTTCACCGGCTTACGGGCCCCTGGTCGGGCAGGACCCGGACGAAGGGAATGTGGTCACGCCCGATGCGGTGGTAGTCCTCCGCGCTGCCGTCGGTCTTCAGGCCGCACATCCGCATCAGCCCACGGGCCAGGCGCGGATGCCGCAGGGCGTAAACGGCCATCAGGCGTCCGGACTCCTCCGGGCCCAGCGGCCGCGCCACCGCCGCCATCCTGCGCCGCCCGACCTGGATCGTGACTCGCGGAGTGTGCTGGATGTTGCGGTACCACTGCGCGCCCGGACCGAAACCGGAGGCGAGGTGGTACGCGCCGGTCCGCGGGTCCCGGCCCGTCACTTCCAGAACCACCTGCCGCGACAGCCCACTCGTGCGGCCGGTATGGGTGAGCAGCAGCATCCGACCGCCCAGCAACCACCCCAGATGCCACCGGTAGAGCGGAATCGGCGCACGGAACACCGCCCTCCGCAGCCTACTTCGACCATGCAAACGTTGCATGGGCTCAAGATACTCATCGGGCGTCATCCCGGGGAAGGACATCACGTGAGGGTGCTCAGACCGAACCGCACGGACTGTTCGAAGGCGGTGCCTCAAAAGCACCCCTGATTGCCGGTGGCACCGTGCGCTACGAGGTCAACTGGCAGCGGGACTGTAGCGGATCGGGGGGACTCCCGCCATCGGTTCCGCACCCTTAATCAAAGTGCAAATTTTGCAGTGTCTAAATGCCTAGCGTTCTGCGTGCCACGACGCTCGCGTCCGTCTCCCAGCGGGCGGGCGCACTCCCGTTCCAGGAGGCACCATGACCGCTCACGCCCGGTCAGTACCCGGCCGCTCACGCAATCTCACCATCGCGGGCGTCCTGCTCGTCGCTCTGGCCGTCATCGCCGGAGCCATCGTCTGGGCCACCCGAGGCGATGCGAACGCCACCGAGAACTCCTCGGCGAGCTTCCCCAGCGCCAAACCGGCCGCCCCCGGTGACGTCGTCACCACGGCCGGCCCGGTGAGCAAGCTGGACATGGAGTTCCTGGTGAAGGTGCGGCAGGCCAACCTGTGGGAGGCCCCGGCCGGCCGGCTCGCCCAGACCCATGCCACCAGCGAGGCCGTCAAACGTGCCGGGATGCACGTCATGGACGGACACTCCAAGCTGGATGAGTTCGTCCGCAACACCGCCGAGGCACTGAACGTCTCCATCCCGGACGAGGCCAGCACCGAGCAACAGGGCTTCGTCCGCACCCTGGAGAACGCCCAGGGCGCCGACTTCGACAAGAAGTTCGCCAACATCCTCCGCGGCACCCACGGCAAGATCTTCGTCACCATCGCCCAGGTCCGCGCCAGCACCAAGAACTCCGTGATGCGCCGGTTCGCCTCCGAGGTCAACCTCACCGTCCTGGACCACCAGAACGTCCTCGACGACTCCGGCCTGATCGACGAGGCCACCTACGACGACATCGCCTCCACCTTCTGACACCCGCACCCATGGCAGGGCGGACGGCAGGTGCGCGCCGGGCGGGCAGAGAGGTCTCATCTGCCCGCCCCGCACCGCCCCGGTCCTTGGTCAGCCGTCGCGATGGCGGAGCAGCAGCATCGCGGCGTCGTCCTGTAACGGGCCCTCCACATGCTCCATCAGGTCCTGCCGCACGGCGGTCAGCGCCGCCTCCGGGTCTGGGTCCGCGAGCCCGCCCACCCGCTGCTCCAGCGGATAGAAGTCCCCAAAGGGGTCACGGGCTTCGGTCACCCCGTCGGTGTAGAAGAGCACCTGGTCACCCGATGCGAAGGACACCTGGTACGGCTTCGGGCCCGGTGCTCCGTGCGCGCCGAGTCCCAGCGGCAGCGCCCGCTCCGGCGGCGCCAAGTACCGGGCCTCCCCAGTCGCTCCCACCATCAGCGGTGCCGGATGGCCGAAGTTGAGCAGGGTGCAATCGGTGCCGTCCCCCACCTCGGCCAGCACGGCCGTGACGAACTTCTCCCGGGTCAGATGCCGCTCCAGGGCCCGTTCCAGCCGTTCACCGACGGCCTTGAGGTCCGGCTCGTCGTACGCCGCCTCCCGGAAGGCGCCCACGACCACGGCCGCGGTCTCCACCGCCTCCAGCCCCTTGCCCTGCACATCACCCACGATCACGCGCACTCCCTGCGGTGAGGTCACCACTTCGTACAGGTCCCCTCCAATGCGGGCCTCGGCCACAGCGGAGGTGTACGAGACCGCCACTCGCAACCGTCCCGCGCCCCGCGGCACCGGCCGCAGCAGCACTCGCTGCGCCACCTCCGCGATCGACCGGACGCTTGCCAGCTCCGCCTCCCGCCGCTGCCGCCGCACGGCCGCCGCGAGCCCTGCGGCCGTGACGCCCGCCACCGAGAGCAGCGCGGTGAAACCACGGCGGGTGCCGAACAGGCCGTCGAACGCGCTGAGTCCGAGGCACAGGACAACGGCGACCACACCGATGGCGGCCGTGCGCCACCATCCACCCGTGAGCCCGGCGAAGGCCGGCCCCAGTGACACCAGGGGCAGCAGGCCCACCCCGGGGCCGGAGAGGAGGTCCAGCACGGCCACGAGCGCCATCACCCCGAAGGGCAGAACGGACAGGAGCAGGGAGTCCTTCGGATGATTCTCCTCAGCCAATGAACACTCCCGAGGGCGTCGCGTGGAGGCTGTGCCGCTGCCATCAGCGCGCGGCACAGGCCAGGACAGATCTCTTGAGACTAAGCAATGGGAGTGGAAACACGGGTCACATCCCGGACACGACGTGATCAACTCAGAGCGAAGTACCGCAGCCACAGGTATCCGGCGCACAGTGTCACCGTCACGGCGGTGACGACCAGGCCGTACCGGGTGAACTGCCAGAAGGAGATGGGCTGGCGGTTGCGTTCGGCGATACCGAGGACCACGACGTTGGCCGAGGCGCCGATGGCCGTGGCGTTGCCGCCCAGGTCGGCGCCCAGTGCGAGGGCCCACCACAGCACATGGACACCGTCGCCGCCGAAGCCATGGGCCAGGTCGGCGGTGATGGGAGCCATGGTGGCGACGTACGGAATGTTGTCGACGACCCCCGACAGCACCGCCGAGCCGAACAGCAGCAGCATCACGGCCCCGAGTTCGCTGCCGCCGGTGGCATCCGCCAGGGCGCGGGAGACCTCCCCGATGACCCCGGTCTCGATGAGCGATCCGACCATGATGAACAGCCCGGCGAAGAACGCCAGGGTCGGCCACTCCACCTCGCTCAGCGCCTGACCCGTCTCCACCTTGGAGACGGCGATGAGCAGCCCGGCGCCGAGCAACGCCACCACGCTCGGCGCGTAGTGCAGCACCGGATGCGCCACGAACCCGACGACGACCAGGGCCAGTACCCCCAGGCCCTGGTACAGCAGCCGGTGGTCCCGGATGGCTTCCCGCTCCTCCAGCGCCATCACCTCGGCGGCACGCTCCTCGTCGTAGACCAGCGCCTTGCGGAACATCACCCGGCACAGCACCACCAGAACGGCGGTCAGGACCACGGCGATCGGGGCGAGATGGACGAGGAAGTCGTTGAAGGTCAGCCCGCCCCGGCTGGCGATGATGATGTTCGGCGGATCGCCGACGAGCGTCGCGGTGCCGCCGATGTTGGACGCCATCACCTCCGCGATCAGAAACGGGGCTGCGGGCAGCGCAAGGCGTTCGCACACCAGCAGGGTGACGGGGGCGACCAGCAGGACCGTGGTGACGTTGTCCAGCAGCGCCGAGGCGGAGGCGGTGATGACTATGAGCATGGTCATCACGCGGAATGGCTTGCCGCGGGCCCGTTTGACCGCCCAGATCGCCAGATACTCGAAGAGACCCGTCTGCCGCAGGACCCCGACGATCGCCATCATCCCCAGCAGCAGGAAGACGACGTTCCAGTCGATTCCGGAGCGTTCGTCGAAGAAGGCGGCCTTGTCGTCGGTGGCGCCGATGGCGAGCATGGCCGCCGCCCCGGCCAGGGCGGCGGCCGTGCGGTGGACGCGCTCGCTGATGATCGCCACGTAGGCGACGACGAAGACGGCGATCGCCGCCCAGCTGTGCCAGTTACTCATGGGGCTCCGCATGTCCGAGGAGTCGATGGAGGAGCTGCGAGGCGGTGATCACCCCGAGCAGATTGAGGCCCGCCTTGTCCCGGTCGGCCACCGCCACCAGCGGGCTGCGCGCCCGCGCCATCAGCGCGGCCACCTCCAAGGCGGTGTCGTCGGGCGCGGCGATCGGCGGCCGGGCCGCCTTGTCGGACAGCAGGTCACCCACCGGGCGGCCGCGCAGTGCCGCACACAGCCGGTCGGCGTGTTTCTCGTCGATGACCGCCGCCAGCGCGGGGTCCTCGATCACATAGGCCGGGACCAGTGCCTTGATCACCTGGGAGGCGGGCAGGATCGCCTTCGGCTCGCCGTCGCGGTCCAGGACCAGCAGCCCCGGCAGTTGGTGCTCGGCCATGAAGCCGGCCGCCTCCAGCGCGTCGTCGTCGACGCGGACCGACTCGTACTCCACGGCCAGATCACGTGCGCGCATCGCCATCTTCCTCCACTCGGGGCGCCGCCCGGGCCACTCCGGCGGTCTGCTTCTCCCTGCCCACATGGTGGCCGTTCTCGTCATCGTCGTCCGGGATGCCGGCGAGGTCCTCGACGTCGAAGAGGCGGGCGACGGGCACGTCCGTGCTGCTGTGCGCGGCGATGGAGAACGCGATGCACACCGCGATCACGGTGTACGCCTCCTCACTCCGCGGGATGCCGAACTCCAGCACCAGCGGCCCGTACACGACGGAGGCGAAGCCCTTCGGCCCGAACCAGGCCGCCGCCGGCTTCTCCCGCCGCGCGAAACGGGTACCGATCAGCGAGATCAGCAGCGACGCCGGGCGGACGACCACGATGGCCGGCGCCACGGCCACGTACCCGCCAACCGACAGATCCCCGAACAACCGGGGGGGCAGCAGCGCGCCGAACACCCCGCCCCGGGGTCACACGATGGCGCGGCGGTCGGGTCCCGGCTGTTTGAGAGCGGCGGTGGCGAGGCGCAGTTCGCGAAAGGCCTGGTCGAGCTGGTCGTGGAGGGGGATGGAAGGTTCCTCCATCCAGCGGTGGGTGGCGACTGCGAATGTGTCCATGGCGACCTGGGCGCACAGGGGCGCGGTCCGGGCGGCGACGCCGCGGGCTTGCAGGGCGTCGGTCAGTGCGTTCACCAGGAGGGCTCGCTTGGCCAGGGAGCGTTCCTGGAGGGCGGGGGTCTCGGCGATGAGTCGGACACCGGGCTCGGTGAACGGGCGGTTGCGTTCGAACAGAGGCACCGTCTCATGGAAGGCGGCGCGCAGGGTGGGCAGCGGTTTCATGCCGTGCGGGACAGCGGCGACGGCCTTGACGAGCAGGTCACGCAGTTCGGTTTCTCCGTCGAAGAGCATCTCGCGTTTGTCGGCGAAGTGGCGGTAGAAGGTGCGCTCGGTCACACCGGCGCGAGAGGCGATGGCTTCGACCGGCGTCTGGTCGAAGCCATGTTCGGTGAACAGTTCCAGTGCGGCCTGCTGAAGCCGCCGACGCACCGCTTCCCCACTTCTTGGCATGAATCGACCCTACCACTTTGCGTCAGTCCATGACGTAAGTTAGCGTCACACACTGACGCTAAAAACGTCAGTCTATGACGCTAAGAATAAGAGGCATCTCGCATGGAACAGCGATTCGGCGGAAAGACGGTGATCGTCACCGGTGCCAGCTCCGGGATCGGAGTCGGCATCGCCAGGCGGTTCGCCCTAGAGGGAGCGAACGTGGTCCTCGCGGCGCGGCGCAAGGACCGGCTGGACACGCTCGCGGCCGAGCTCGGGACGGAGCGAACCCTCGCGGTGGCCACCGATGTCACCAGCCGGGATGCGGTGCAGGCCATGATCGGCGCCGCCGTGGACCGGTTCGGGGGCTTGGACGTGCTGGTGTCCAACGCCGGTCTGGGCCTGGGCAAGGACTTCGAGAAGACGACCCTTGACGACTGGCGGCTCGTCATGAGCACCGATGTCGACAGCTGCTTCTTCGGCGCACAGGCGGCGCTGCCGCACCTGAAGCAGAGCCGCGGCAGCATCGTGCAGATCGCCTCGGCGTCCGGGCTGGGAGGCGACCGGATGCTCACCGCCTACAACGCGGCCAAGGGCGCGGTTGTGAACTTCACCCGCGGACTCGCCTTCGACCTCGGCCGGTTGGGCATCCGGGTGAACGCCGTCGCCCCCTCCCTGACCCTCGGGGCGGAACACGCCGATCACCCCGACGCCGGGAGCCTGATCGAGCGGTTCGACCAGCGCCGGGCTCTGACCGGTTACAGCACTCCGGCCGACATCGCCGGTGCGGTCGCCTTCCTCTCTTCCGACGATGCCCGCTTCATCACCGGAACCATTCTGCCCGTCGACGGCGGCATCACCGCCGGCAGCGGCCAGCCTCCCCTGTTCTGATCCCGGAAAGGAACACGGCGATGGCCTACGACATCGACCCCGAACTCGCCGCGGCACTGGACGCCATACCCAAGGGCCCCAACGGCGCCATGCTGGACTTCTCCGACATCCCCGCCTTCCGCGCGCAGACGGAGGCGGCCGGAGCCCAACTCCCAGTCCTCGCCCCGGACCCGCGAGTCAAGATCGAGACGCTCAGCGTCCCGCGCGAGGACGCAACCGTGCTCGACGTAGTGATGTTCCACCCCGGCAGCATCGACCAGCCCCGCCCATCCCTTCTCTATTTCCACGCCGGAGGGCAGGTCCTCGGCAGCGCCCACGACTCGGCCTCCCACTCGTACGCCGCGACCATGGCCCTGCGACTCGACATCGTGCTGGCCGTGGTCGACTACCGGCTCGCGCCCGAAACCCGGGCCCCGGGAGCGGCCGAGGACGGCTACCTCGCCTTCACCTACCTCACCGAGCACGCCTCCGAGCACGGGATCGACCCGGACAGGATCGGGCTCGCCGGGGCGAGTGGCGGCGGGGCGCCCGCCACAGCCACCGCGCTCATGGTCCGCGACCGCGGCGACCGCCGACCGCGGCTGCTGTCGCTGAACTACCCGATGCTCGACGACCGCAATGAGACCCCGTCCAGCCACGAGATCGTCGACCTCGGCATCTACGACCGCCGGGAGAACGAGTACGCCTGGGCAGCCGTGCTGGGCGACCGCACAGGCGCCGCCGATGTCCACCCGTACAGCTCGCCCGGCCGTGCCACGGACGTGGCCGGCTTGCCGGACACCTTCATCGCCGTGGCACAGTACGACGTCTTCCGTGACGAGAACATCGACTTCGCGCAGCGGCTGATCGCCGCCGGCGTGCCCGTCGATCTGCACCTCTACGCCCACGCCTTCCACGCCTGGGACATGTTCGCCCCGAACTCGGCCCTGGCCACGACCTTCGAACGGACCTGGCACGACTACCTACGCCGCCACCTCCACGGCTAGAGAACCCGGCGCCGAGGAGGAACTGGCCTCCTCCGCCCCAGCGGGCCGAGGCGGCTCCGGGTACGGTGCCGCCTGATCCCGCGCCGGCATGTCTGGACTCAATGGCCGACGGTGAGTTCGCCGCTGAGCTTGCCGTGGAGGTGGGCGCTGGGTTCGTTCAGGCCGGTGATCTGGACGGTCTTTCCGCGCTGCGCGTACTTGGTCTCGATGGCGTCGAGGGCGGCGACGGAGGAGGCGTCCCAGACGTGCGCGGCGGACAGGTCGATGACGACCGTCTTCGGATCGGTGGCGTAGTCGAACTGGCCGACGAGGTCGTTGGAGGAGGCGAAGAACAGCTCCCCCGTGACCCGGTAGACCACGGTGGCGTGGTCGGGGTCGGTGACCGCGGTGACCTCGGCGAGGCGGGCGACCCGCTTGGCGAAGACGACCATGGCGGTGATCGAGCCCACGACGACACCGATGGCCAGGTTGTGGGTGGCCACGACGACCGCGACGGTGATCGCCATGACGGCGATCTCCCCGGCGGGCATCCGCTTGAGCGTCTTCGGGGCGATGGAGTGCCAGTCGAAGGTCGTGAACGACACCATGACCATCACGGCGACCAGAGCGGCCATGGGGATGTCGGAGACGACCGGACCGAAGACGATGCACAGCAACATCAGGAACGTGCCGGCCAGGAACGTCGACAGGCGGGTGCGGGCGCCGGAGACCTTCACGTTGATCATCGTCTGGCCGATCATCGCGCAGCCGCCCATGCCACCGAAGAAGCCGGTGACGACGTTGGCGATGCCCTGACCGATGGACTCGCGGGTCTTGTTGGAGCGGGTGTCGGTGATGTCGTCGACCAGCTTGGCCGTCATCAGCGACTCCATCAGGCCGACCAGCGCCATCGCGAAGGCGTACGGCGCGATGGTGGTCAGCGTGTCCAAGGTGAAGGGCACGTCGGGCAGGCCGGGAACCGGCAGGGAGGACGGCAGTTCGCCCCTGTCGCCGACGGTGGGCACCGCGATCCCGGCCGCGACCGTGACGACGGTGAGGATCACGATCGACACCAGCGGCGCCGGGACCACGGTGGTGACCTTCGGGAAGAACACCATCAACACCAGACCGGCCGCGATCAGCGGGTAGACGGCCCAGGGCACATCGGACATCTCGGGGACCTGAGCCATGAAGATCAGGATGGCGAGGGCATTGACGAAGCCGACCATCACCGAGCGGGGGACGAACCGCATCAGCTTCGCCACGCCCAGGGCGCCCAGCGCGATCTGGAAGACACCGGCGAGGATCACCGTGGCGACCAGATAGCCCAGGCCGTGTTCACGGTTCATCGGCGCGGTCACCAGCGCGACGGCGCCCGTCGCGGCGGAGATCATCGCCCGGCGTCCGCCGACGATCGCGATGGTGACGGCCATGGTGAAGGACGCGAACAGGCCGATGGCCGGGTCCACCCCGGCGATGACCGAAAACGAAATGGCCTCGGGAATCAGCGCCAGCGCGACGACCAGACCGCCAAGGACCTCGGTGCGCCAGACCTTCGGATCGGTCAGCCAATCGGGCTTCAGGCCGCGCAGACGCGCGGCCGAGGAGACAGCGGGACCATACAAGGGAGGAGGAACCTCGTGCTCGGGCACGCCCCTTGGCCGGGGACGTGCGGGAACGGCGTGGAGGGGCCGGGTCGGCACCCTGCGGACGGCCGCGCGGAACGCGGACCGGTACTGGAAGGCGGGACGGAGCGGAAGCACGGATGCGGCCGGACTTCACGCCCAGGAGTGGAGGGTCACGGCGGGCAGACCGCGGCGTCGGGCGTCACCGGCTCGCGCATGCGGTTCTCCTGCAAGAATCAGATCTTCGCCGGGGGCATCATCGGCCCCGGCACGGCAACGGCAGAGCAGCGCCAGGCCGCCTCACTGCCGAGAACTCTACCCTAACGTTAGGGTAGAGGTCGGCCGAGGCTGCGAGCGGACGCGGCTCGCCGCGAACGAGAAGGGCCAGAGGATCACGGGCGTGGACGGCAAGCACATGCAGATCGGCGAAGTCGCCGCGCGGACCGAGCTGTCCCTGCGCACCATCCGCCACTACGACGAGACCGGCCTTGTGGTCCCCTCCGCCCGTTCCCAGGGCGGCTTCCGCCTCTACACCGAGACCGATGTCGCCCGCCTGATGGTCATCCGCCGCATGAAACCGCTCGGCTTCACCCTGGACCAGATGCGCGACTTGCTGGAGGCCACCGACCGCCT encodes the following:
- a CDS encoding ArsB/NhaD family transporter — its product is MSNWHSWAAIAVFVVAYVAIISERVHRTAAALAGAAAMLAIGATDDKAAFFDERSGIDWNVVFLLLGMMAIVGVLRQTGLFEYLAIWAVKRARGKPFRVMTMLIVITASASALLDNVTTVLLVAPVTLLVCERLALPAAPFLIAEVMASNIGGTATLVGDPPNIIIASRGGLTFNDFLVHLAPIAVVLTAVLVVLCRVMFRKALVYDEERAAEVMALEEREAIRDHRLLYQGLGVLALVVVGFVAHPVLHYAPSVVALLGAGLLIAVSKVETGQALSEVEWPTLAFFAGLFIMVGSLIETGVIGEVSRALADATGGSELGAVMLLLFGSAVLSGVVDNIPYVATMAPITADLAHGFGGDGVHVLWWALALGADLGGNATAIGASANVVVLGIAERNRQPISFWQFTRYGLVVTAVTVTLCAGYLWLRYFALS
- a CDS encoding CBS domain-containing protein, with product MRARDLAVEYESVRVDDDALEAAGFMAEHQLPGLLVLDRDGEPKAILPASQVIKALVPAYVIEDPALAAVIDEKHADRLCAALRGRPVGDLLSDKAARPPIAAPDDTALEVAALMARARSPLVAVADRDKAGLNLLGVITASQLLHRLLGHAEPHE
- a CDS encoding TetR/AcrR family transcriptional regulator, encoding MPRSGEAVRRRLQQAALELFTEHGFDQTPVEAIASRAGVTERTFYRHFADKREMLFDGETELRDLLVKAVAAVPHGMKPLPTLRAAFHETVPLFERNRPFTEPGVRLIAETPALQERSLAKRALLVNALTDALQARGVAARTAPLCAQVAMDTFAVATHRWMEEPSIPLHDQLDQAFRELRLATAALKQPGPDRRAIV
- a CDS encoding SDR family NAD(P)-dependent oxidoreductase; the protein is MEQRFGGKTVIVTGASSGIGVGIARRFALEGANVVLAARRKDRLDTLAAELGTERTLAVATDVTSRDAVQAMIGAAVDRFGGLDVLVSNAGLGLGKDFEKTTLDDWRLVMSTDVDSCFFGAQAALPHLKQSRGSIVQIASASGLGGDRMLTAYNAAKGAVVNFTRGLAFDLGRLGIRVNAVAPSLTLGAEHADHPDAGSLIERFDQRRALTGYSTPADIAGAVAFLSSDDARFITGTILPVDGGITAGSGQPPLF
- a CDS encoding alpha/beta hydrolase yields the protein MAYDIDPELAAALDAIPKGPNGAMLDFSDIPAFRAQTEAAGAQLPVLAPDPRVKIETLSVPREDATVLDVVMFHPGSIDQPRPSLLYFHAGGQVLGSAHDSASHSYAATMALRLDIVLAVVDYRLAPETRAPGAAEDGYLAFTYLTEHASEHGIDPDRIGLAGASGGGAPATATALMVRDRGDRRPRLLSLNYPMLDDRNETPSSHEIVDLGIYDRRENEYAWAAVLGDRTGAADVHPYSSPGRATDVAGLPDTFIAVAQYDVFRDENIDFAQRLIAAGVPVDLHLYAHAFHAWDMFAPNSALATTFERTWHDYLRRHLHG
- a CDS encoding SulP family inorganic anion transporter; this encodes MYGPAVSSAARLRGLKPDWLTDPKVWRTEVLGGLVVALALIPEAISFSVIAGVDPAIGLFASFTMAVTIAIVGGRRAMISAATGAVALVTAPMNREHGLGYLVATVILAGVFQIALGALGVAKLMRFVPRSVMVGFVNALAILIFMAQVPEMSDVPWAVYPLIAAGLVLMVFFPKVTTVVPAPLVSIVILTVVTVAAGIAVPTVGDRGELPSSLPVPGLPDVPFTLDTLTTIAPYAFAMALVGLMESLMTAKLVDDITDTRSNKTRESIGQGIANVVTGFFGGMGGCAMIGQTMINVKVSGARTRLSTFLAGTFLMLLCIVFGPVVSDIPMAALVAVMVMVSFTTFDWHSIAPKTLKRMPAGEIAVMAITVAVVVATHNLAIGVVVGSITAMVVFAKRVARLAEVTAVTDPDHATVVYRVTGELFFASSNDLVGQFDYATDPKTVVIDLSAAHVWDASSVAALDAIETKYAQRGKTVQITGLNEPSAHLHGKLSGELTVGH
- a CDS encoding MerR family transcriptional regulator, which codes for MDGKHMQIGEVAARTELSLRTIRHYDETGLVVPSARSQGGFRLYTETDVARLMVIRRMKPLGFTLDQMRDLLEATDRLDTGAEMPTGERENLLDRVRGFEESARQRVADLRTQLARAEEFAATLGERLTSAQRH